TGGTCTTTTTTATTTTCCAACTCTTCTTCCATCGCTGCATAAACGAAATAAAAAGATTCCAAATGTTTAGCGTAACTTTTTGGCTCTAATACTCCTTTCATAAAGCAGCGAATGAATGCGTTGTTTTCCGCAATGGTATGAGATTCGGAGGTTCCGTCTCTTAATGCTTGGGCTAGGCTCATGGGGTTTCTCCTGACAATACTGTGACAAATGTTCAATTTTAGGTTTGAGAGTCAATCTCAAAAATGAGAAAAAGAAGAGGGATTTGTATCAAGAAAGGAGCTTGGAATTTAATCCTCCATATCCCAGAAAAAGTCCTTATTCGTTAGTTCTGACTCTTCCGTTTTTGCAATGGAGTTCCTAGCATCTGGCTCAGAAGATACAGGAAGATCCGAACCAAGTCGTTCCAGGTCCTGGGTCTCTTTTTCCCAATATTCTTCGGTTCCGAAATGAGGAAATGCATTCGGGAAAGACGGATCTTCCCAACGTTTTGCAATCCATGCAGAATAATGAATATAACGTAAGCCTCGCAGCGGTTCGACCAAATCGAACCAAGATTGGCGAAATTCACGGAACTCTCTATAACCTTCTAAAAAGATCTCTCTTTCATACTCCGACGCCGAATCGCCAAAGGGAAGAAGCATCCAAAAATCTTGGACTGCGGGCCCGGTCACAAAATCATCAAAGTCTATAAAACAAAGTCCGTCTGCGGTTTGTATTAAATTTCCTTTATGACAATCTCCATGAATACGATGAAATGGCATGTCTTTAGATGCTTCGGAGAATGAGCTAAAAATTCGATTGGCAGCTTCTTCGTATCTTTTCCAGAGATGAGTTGGTAGGAACTCATTCTCCTTTAGGAAACGTAGCGGTTCCTCTCCGAAATTTTTGAGATTATATTCTATCCTATGTTTTGACGGTTTAGAGGCCCCGATATTGTGGATCCTCGCAAGTAGTCTTCCTGTTTGGACTAAATTGTTTTTGTCCAACTCTTCTACTAATCTTCCTTTTTGGAGAGGCCAGATCGTATAATAAATTCCTTTTGTTTCTCGGACAGTGACTCCGTTTTCTAAAGGTAAAGGAGCAACTACAGGGATCTCTCCTTCTTCTAACTCTTTTAGAAATGAATGTTCTTCTAATATTTGATTAAGAGTCCAGCGTGCAGGGCGGTAGAATTTTACTACGAGTCTTCCACCTTCTTCTAAGCCAACATCATAGACTCTATTTTCTAAACTGTTTAATGCGAGGCAATGTCCGGAAACTGAAAATCCAGCATCTTCTACTGCTGATAAAACGGAATCTATATCGAGCCGGTTGTAGAATTCTTTCCCTGGGATTTCCATGATTGCTAGTATCCGTATAGAAACTAGCAATCATAGGATTTTTTATTATTTTGCGACTGCTGCTTTCGCCGCGAGAGCTGCAAATTCTTCCCTACCGAAAGCAGTTCCTGCAATTCCCCATCCACCTTCTGCAGCCTCAGTTAGAAGTACCCAAGTCCGAGAGGCCTGGCTTGGATCTCCAGAGATCTCTGTAACGATCTCAGTGATTTCTTTCACAAGTTGTTTTTGTCCGTTTCGATTCAATACACCTGGGGGAGTGATGACTTGGACACGGACCGTTTTCGCTAGAGCATCTGCTGCTGTTTGGACGGCAGAGGCTTGCATTTTATGGATATAAGCGGCGGTATTTTGTAAATGAAGTGGGCCAGGTTCCGTTACTCCTTCCGCACGTAAAACTGCTCGGGTTAGTTTTTCCCCGAGTTGGCGATCCTTCTCCGCAGGAAAAAGATCATTTGGTGCATAAACGTCGATCATTGGCATAAAATGGCTCCTAAAATTATTCTGGATTATAATCGTCATCCAGAATAAGGATGAAAGTCTTTTGACAATCGTGTCAACTGTAAAAACTGGAGTATTGAATAATGGGCCATTCACAAACGAATAAATCAGAAAGTAGGGAGAAGATCCTGAGAGCCGCAGCTGACCGTTTTCGGGAATTCGGAGTCAACGGTATCGGTTTGGACGCACTTATGAAAGAAGCCGGTCTGACTCACGGCGGCTTTTATCGTCATTTTTCCTCGCGAGAAGAACTAGTAGGGGAAGCTATCGAAAAAGCTCTCCAGGACGGAAGTCGAAATGTGCAGGATACTGTTTCAAGAGGAAAGGAACTTTCTTTAGAAGGTTTGGTCGATGCTTATTTGAGTAAACGCCATCGGGATAATTTAGCAAGCAGTTGCGCAGTAACTTCACTTTCCGCAGATACGATCCGA
The genomic region above belongs to Leptospira saintgironsiae and contains:
- a CDS encoding serine/threonine protein kinase, with the translated sequence MEIPGKEFYNRLDIDSVLSAVEDAGFSVSGHCLALNSLENRVYDVGLEEGGRLVVKFYRPARWTLNQILEEHSFLKELEEGEIPVVAPLPLENGVTVRETKGIYYTIWPLQKGRLVEELDKNNLVQTGRLLARIHNIGASKPSKHRIEYNLKNFGEEPLRFLKENEFLPTHLWKRYEEAANRIFSSFSEASKDMPFHRIHGDCHKGNLIQTADGLCFIDFDDFVTGPAVQDFWMLLPFGDSASEYEREIFLEGYREFREFRQSWFDLVEPLRGLRYIHYSAWIAKRWEDPSFPNAFPHFGTEEYWEKETQDLERLGSDLPVSSEPDARNSIAKTEESELTNKDFFWDMED
- a CDS encoding tautomerase family protein, which encodes MPMIDVYAPNDLFPAEKDRQLGEKLTRAVLRAEGVTEPGPLHLQNTAAYIHKMQASAVQTAADALAKTVRVQVITPPGVLNRNGQKQLVKEITEIVTEISGDPSQASRTWVLLTEAAEGGWGIAGTAFGREEFAALAAKAAVAK
- a CDS encoding TetR/AcrR family transcriptional regulator; this encodes MGHSQTNKSESREKILRAAADRFREFGVNGIGLDALMKEAGLTHGGFYRHFSSREELVGEAIEKALQDGSRNVQDTVSRGKELSLEGLVDAYLSKRHRDNLASSCAVTSLSADTIRSNEHGRSAYTRQVKAYLDLLNGLIEKKEGSEEKVVLALSTLVGALSISRAVNDPKLSREILKTTAKELKSYLQS